From the genome of Deltaproteobacteria bacterium:
TTGCAATACTTCTTCAGCTCGATCTTATCTCGATGAGTTTGCTTATTTTTTGTAGTTGAATAATTTCTTCTCTTGCAATCACTGCATGCCATAGCAATTACTAATGTATTGTCTCCCATGGTTACGGTTTACTCCACGATTTTAGTAACTACACCAGCGCCCACTGTTCTTCCCCCTTCCCTTATCGCAAACCTAAGCTGCTCCTCAAGGGCCACAGGCGCTATCAACTCCACGTCCATATTCACATTATCCCCGGGCATCACCATCTCCA
Proteins encoded in this window:
- the rpmG gene encoding 50S ribosomal protein L33; this encodes MGDNTLVIAMACSDCKRRNYSTTKNKQTHRDKIELKKYCKWCRSHTLHKETK
- the tuf gene encoding elongation factor Tu (EF-Tu; promotes GTP-dependent binding of aminoacyl-tRNA to the A-site of ribosomes during protein biosynthesis; when the tRNA anticodon matches the mRNA codon, GTP hydrolysis results; the inactive EF-Tu-GDP leaves the ribosome and release of GDP is promoted by elongation factor Ts; many prokaryotes have two copies of the gene encoding EF-Tu), which produces EMVMPGDNVNMDVELIAPVALEEQLRFAIREGGRTVGAGVVTKIVE